The sequence cacacatgctcacccCTCATTATAGATCAAAGTTATTGCAGgaattatgttttcccctccctaGTGTCATTGAACTATTTGTGATTCATGCACTAAAGCAGAGACAacgttttttgaagattataaatggcaaaacagcttaaacaaatgtatgaatgtgtgtaaaatgttaatatttcttatatgttttacaGAGCTAAAACAGTCTGGGGTCTGACGCCAGTGAAACACCTATGTGTACCACATATATGCGGgatattgaaaacatatcatcatgttaatttatATTTACCCAGTGTGTATTTAAAATTGTTTCATGCAATGCTGTGTAAATATTTTCATATGATGTGCTATGTTTTGTAACTATATTTCCATTATCACCTTGATCTGGTCCTGTTCTCCTGCATATTCAATAGACTGGAAGATGTTCCAAGTGCACCTGCGTCTCATCTCCAGCCGTGCCACATACTGACGGTACCAGCGCTGGATCAGCAGAGCTGCCCTCATAGCTGGAGAagggaaaatggaaaaggagaaagttaaaaaaaaatggtcttcATAATGCTGAGGCAATTGTCCTCTTGCTTTAAAGTGAAATTCAGTATCAAATCTGGATGGGGAGACTCACCAATGGCAGCTTCACAGGttgcataaaataaaagtacagaTAGCAGAGTTTTaccaaacacagcaaattaaGATTTATATCTAACAGATGTGCACTGTAATTATGAGTAGAAGCAGTATGAATAAATGATGGAGTCCTGTTTACCTGGGACTGAGATGGATGCTAAAAATGAGAAAGATAATAACACTGACTTTGAATTCATTCATcaattataataaattaatcCACAACATTTCTTTGAGAATACAGAGCCTTGAACTTTCACTCATATTATTCTGACAAAAACTTTACCTCGTTCACATTTCTTCAGCTGTAGTTCTGATTTTGCCATGCCACTTCCCATGACCCCGTGCTCTTCTCActaacaaagaaatgaacacacacagcggcGCTCCAATCTCATTGTATTTTTacaataaaggcattcattCATAAAGAAATGAACACATTCATGTATGCCTGAGTCGGAGATATTTGAGTTTCAGGAATAGGAATAATCCAACAGTAAATTATTTATAgtatatattataaatattttcaaaattagcCAAAATGATACCTTGAATTTTCTGACCACAGAATGCACCATTAGTGATTAGCAGCATGATGCTTACTTGTGTCAGTAACAGCCACATGACTCGTGATTAGGCATTGTCATATATTTCCATCCTTTCACTGCGACTACACTGGGGAAAATCCTCAATATTTTGGATTATCTAAATTTCTTGTTAACAGCAAATTAATctaatgaaagtgaaagtatgTATGGACTAAGTGTCAAGTGTTAGAGGCTCATGAAAGTGTAAAGTTCCTTGATAGAAAAgaacgaagaaaaaaaaagcaataccAAAATGGACAAAGAGACCTCACCTGGCCGTGTTACTTCTCTCTAATTCCTTTGCCTCAGTTCTTCAGCAATGTTTGGAGAAACCTCACCATTTTCCTCTCTACAATCTTGCACAAAAAGGCAATTTtagaaggaaaaaacagaagttCTGAATTATCTTTTAGTTATATCCATGTCAGAGCACATGTTGTTCCAGTGGCTGGAGTATTGTGTTTGGAGAGGCGAACCCTTGGACATGTTCCCTTTGTGGCTACAAGCTGTCACAACAAACTCACACTGACCAAGTGTTGAGGATCGCATAGCCAAGTGTCTTGGACAAGCCTCGTGACCACTTAAAACAACAAGATGCAAGTGGATTAGGATTAAATCTTACTATGGCTGGCACCTAACCTGAATAAACAGATAAAGGCTCTGATATAGGGCAGCAACTGTTTTGAAACTGGGGGGTGTTGTTGTTGGCATCAGCTCAAGACTTAGTGTGTGTCATCTGTCTGATTCATAGCAATATACTTGGAAATAATATGCTTGATTTACAAATTAGTACTTTTTATTAAATAGAATTTTGTAAAGAACTTTAAGGAACAACATTTAAACAGGGCATATACAAAAATAGAAGTATTGcataaaaaacagacaaattaaatTTCCCAAttaatggaataataataactgtatgTGATCACAAAATCACTTTAGGGAagacaatgtgaaaaaaaaaaaaaaaaaaaaaaaaacatgttttcatttgagtTATAAATTTTAAGTTggcgcccccccacccctccttttCACTGTGCATTTTTCCCAGTGTTCTTTCTGCTATAACCACTGCCTCTATTCCATCACATATCCCATGTGCCATGCAGCTCTCCTCATACTAATGCTAATAAACAAACGGCAGAAAACCGCTGCTCTGCCCTCTGGGGGTTGATTCTCAGTCATgttctggccacacccaatcaATGATGCAACGGCAGGTAAATTTAGCAGCCGTCAAAGGCCCATCACTGATTGAGTGCAGCCTGGAGGCAGCACAGGCTGTGCATGTCAGAGTGCTTTTGAACTGGTGGTACTGTCTAAACAAATCAGGGCATGACCAAAGAGGAGCAGCGGGAATTCAGTTGTGTTAATACGGTGCTGACCAAGCTTGCCAGTTAGATAACCAGAGAGAGCTAGTTGTGGTTGAGACTGCACTTGCCTCCTggagaaaatatctttttttctcttgaacaGACACAGAACATGCATGCGTATCTACTGGCAGTGGTAGCCTTTGCAGTGTGTTCATGGACATCTTTTAGCAGAAAATACAAGGGGACACAAAGCAATATACCTGTCTACCTTGTTTAGTGCTTGTTCTTTGAGGTGGATTTGATGTGTCCCCAGCTTAAGACACAACTCTGGTCCAGGGACCAGTCCAAAGGGGCTTGCTAGTGGCCCTTAGTCTAAACTTTGGCTCATAAGAGGTAATACAGGAGAAGTACAATGCACAGACACTGTTTTTCTGAAGTGTCTCAACTGCTGGTGTTTACTggtacattttaaattgcagaTGTAACATTGGTTAATCTTGCATGGACAGTTCTCCTTTGCTAGAGCTTGCTCTATATTCTACTTGGGGCAATTAAATAAATTCTAGATCAATATGGTGCCACAGCTCCACGTTTATGTCTGTGGTGCCTGCATAGCATCATTTACATCCTCCTCTTAAAAATCAAAGTGTATGAAGGACtatgaaagacaacaaaaactATGATCATATTCAGTGATCAGCTCAGTAAGCACCCAGACTCTCCAGTGTAGCACTATAAATGGTCACACtgaatataatatcaatatttaCTTGTGGAGTACCTCAAGGGTCCATCTTGGGACCTCTTTACCTTGTTCTCTTTATATGTAAAACAGCTGTATTTTACAACTTTTTTGTTATGATgcatcacattttaattttatctttgTATATAACGATACTCTGTGCACCATGACCATATTGGGTATAAAGACTCATATTGTTCTGGATTGTTTTGTGAGTGAGTTTATGTTTCAGTAGTTTCATTAGACCCAGCAAATTTCTCTCACCAAATTAACTGTGCATAGTTTTTGGTAGCAGGCAGCCCTAAGGCTGGCAgtgtcactctgtctgtctgtctgtctgtctgtctgtctgtctgtctgtctgtccatttaCTCAGAAGTAACATATCTTGAAAGTAAAATATCTTGAAATTTACTGGCTGGACTGTCAGGAAATTTGGtatgcacattcatgctccacagaggatgaaccctgacAGTTTTGCTGACCTCATGAACAACATGACGTGAACAATTCGCATAATTAGCTCTCAGCAGTCTCAATCAGTCTACAAAGGACATACTTTTTGCCCaggaaatgtaaatgtgtaGCTTTGCATTGTATAAACAACTCACCTTAACGAATATAGATGCAGAAATATATTTCCAGAACACTGATTTGGATGTGTGAGaaataaaggtaaaaacagCAAGCAAAAGTAAGAAAACCATTGCATAACATCTTAACAACAACACACTTCTGTCATATTTGTTAGCAGTTTATCCCAGTCCACAGACCAGATTTCAGACACGTGATAAATTCTTTGATTCTATTGTTACATATCTGAAGCCTAAACATTTCTAAAAGATTTCTAATATTTCTCTGCaacacttttatattttttattcctcaaattcagaagaagaagaaagattTCTTCAATTTTTCTCTTGATCTAAACACATTTCAATGATGTCTATTGTGTTTGTGGAACATCTGCACATGCCTCCTTCATGGTCCTCCATCTGGGCATGAAAGACCTTTGTGCTCCCTTGTGATCACAGCCaggagcagctgctggtgtgtgactCCCAGTGTTACTACACGAACGAAGTGTTGGGAGGCACCTGACGCTCAAGGCCTTCCCTCATTTTTGGCTATAAGATGTTTCAAGCCGCATTATCTCACAATGacctctgatgtgtgtgtgtgtgtgtgtgtgtgtgcgcgcgcgcgcatgtgtgtgcgcgcacgcgcacgcagtGCATTTGTCCATGTGTGCCTATTATAATTAAAATCTTCACGACCAACAATATTGGACAACACTgagcaaaatcaaacaaacactcCTTCCCCAGCTGTGTTACCATTTCTAGAGATATGCCAACCCAGAGATGAGACTTGAATTCCTAAGTTTGAGATCTGAGTTCTCCCAGAACATTATAGAGATTTCATCACTAGAAgtactaaaaacatgtttaGTGATATGATGATCATTTAGATGATATTTAAACTGGTGGCGCTCCAACAGAACCACCTTTCAGTGTTGCTGATTTACATTAAATATATTTGACAGCATCACGTTACAGTAAAACTGCCCTTATGAATGGTTTATGAGTGGTTCATAATAAGATTATCAGTTAGACTGTAAACAGATTGTAAAccattaataaaacattatgaacGAGTTACAACACAGTTTTCATCCATCGATGCAGGcgcactatttggcaagatcaagttacaGCTGCACTGCATCTGTTCTGTTAAATCTTTGTCTTGTCcctttatgttatgttatgttatgtttatttataatgcgCCCCCCATCCAACTATTACATAGGCCCGGGGCGCAGCCTGGgaacaaaagagacaaaacatgaCAAGAACAACAGGAAGACCCACACATTCATCTCACATACactccacaacacacagcatACCAAATCAGAGACCCCCATTGAAAAGGTGAGTTTTCAGTTTGGCCCTGAAGGACTCCAGAGTGGGGGCAGACTTGATGTCTAGAGGGAGCCTGTTTTATCAGTTAGCCaagcagacagatagatatCACATATTTATATAAACATTAATGGTGAAGTTTTTGAGCAAGAAGAAGTCTTTTCTGCATGTCAGAACTGGCATTTTTACAATAAGGGATTTGAAAACCAGATTGTCATCACATGTTAGATGCTCTGTGAAGTTTAGCATTTGGTTGTTCTGGGCAAAAGAAAGTAGTGCAGGTCTTGTATCAGCTTGTACCAAGAATTCCTTCCACACTGTTGATGAATGACGGTTTGATATGTGCTCACCATCTGCTGGCACAGGCTAACAAAGAGAGTTTATTTCAGGCCacatgagaaatatttttttctgtattgggACCCAGCTAAGGCCTCACAGAGGAGAGGGCATCTAAGGACTTGAAGTTCCCATTCCATGCATGTCTCTGACACACGCTGGCTTACAGGGCCATGAGCGCTGCCAAGCTTCTCCCTTTGTGCTTTCAGAAGTTTACATCACCTGCAGGCCTCATAGCTTGGTGTTACCTCTCTTCCCTGCAGATCCTCTGTCCTTGAATGACAAGTGCAGAGCAGAAGGACTGTTTTCACGTTTATCAGTGGAGATTGGTGTCTTTCATGTCAGGCCAAAAAATGCGAGTTATAATGGAAACTGATAACTATTCATGAGATGGACAGACTGTGTCTCCTGTTAGGTGTGGCCCGTCATATTCACCTACAGGAATGAGCATTAACttaagaaaaatcaaaaagtcTCTCTTCTTTTAGATGCTTTGGtggactgtgctctctctctgtatgcaGGGCATGCATATCCTattcttttattattcttttttatgaATATATGCAATAATATTTTTCAATTAACATTGTTTACTATAACCTTTGTTCACCAGAAAGATTGTTGCACTGAAGTCTATTGCAGTTCCACAACTTCACCAAACACCTGTGTTATGAATGACCACCACTACAAATGTATCAGTTATACATGCTGCAATTTGGtgtggcaataaaaaaaaaaaaattattttgtcatctTTTTGCTTCCCTCCCAGCcttcatttctgtctgtttgtcttttttctgtgtgtctctctgtctttctctgtcagaTCATCTGCCTCTTAATGTTTCACACAGAACAGGGGACAAGACAACAATGTTAAGTATCTCAAGGCCAAACTGTGCTAAAGGAAGATAAAAAGCCAGGTTCCCAGGCCCTGACAAACAATACCTACTGCAACATCCCTGTCTAGTCACTCCTATTTCCTCCTTCAGGCAGACCAACAGAAACCAACATCAGCCTTCACACCTGACGTGAAAGTCATTGCAGTCCACCTGTCCTGCACGTCCACCATGTCCATTGTTTTCACTCTCATGATGGTGCTTCTGGGCTCTTCGCTGGTGACGACATTTGTCCTGCATCCCTCCGGAGAGCAACCTGCAATGTCTGCTGACTCTCCTCTTACCAGGCACAACAGGTTAGTATCACACATGTTTGtgcaacacacataaaactgtttCTTTGAACTTTTCATATAGTGAGTCTATGCAACAATGATCTTTCACTGTTTGCAGAGTATTAAACATTTTAGAGCAGGATGGTCTTGCAGaggtcatttttgttttaaaatagcCTTGGAACCCTAGACAAGCAGTTTATCATGCAGGTCATATTGTGGAGTGATATTATCTTTCATAAGGTCTGTGTTCATGCATGCTTTCTGTTGGCCTTTTCAAATGGGCATTGGGAATATGAAGAGTTTGGCTGTGATACAAGGTCATGGTGACCTGTGGTGTAAGAAGAGTAATAGCCCCGGCTGTAACACACTGTTCTTCTCAAGCATTTGCTGCATAATCAATCACTCAAAAACACTCTCTCTGACTGAGCTTCAGTGAAGAGCTACAAATTTATTTTCTGGCCTTGGTTTAAGCCTTCCAAAATCAAGATAATTTTCAAACAAATCTTATTTTAGGCTCCTGAAGGTGGAGTTTGtttacacaaacatatatattcAGTGCTcctttatttttgacaattgTGACCTGACAGGATGAATGCAACATTATCAGCTTCACTATAAATGTTTTGTAAAATAATGCTTTCTGTATTTTAATCAtgtgaatggtgtgtgtgtgtgtgtgtgtgtgtgtgtgtgtgtgtgtgtgtgcaggtgccgGGGTGAGTCATTACAGTCCATCAGGAAGGGACTCCTCAGAGATCTCAACCTGCAGTCAGAGCCACGGCTGCCTGTTGGTGGGCTGACCGGGATCAGggaacagtggaaaaaaagcttCAGTGCCATTGCTCACACAGCCAAGTTGACTGCAGGTAGGATCAGACCCAGCACAGGAACAAACATGAAAAGGTTTTGATCAAAATCATGTTGCAAATATCAAAAGTGGTTTTGTCCAATGTCTCCCCAGTTCCTACACTCCCTGGCAACTCTGAGACACCAAGTGCTGCAAACAGCACAGGCCTGGAGTGCTGCCAGAGGGCTTCTGAGATCTTCCTCAAAGGTACacaccatgtttgtgtgtgcgtgtgcgtgcatgtgtgtgcatgtttgcatgcatgtgaatgCACATGTGTACTCTCTGAGTGAGAAAGCACAGCAGCCCATGTCTTGTCTCTTCTATCTGACAGATCTGGGCTGGGACAACTGGGTGATCTATCCTGAGAGCATCACATTGGTCCAGTGCACGTCCTGCAGCTCTTTGAGCTGTCCATCACACTCCGTCACTGCCCAGGAAAACCCCTCACAGGTACAATTCTGTTAGCTTCTGCATGCTTACACAAAGAATGCATTTTTGTTGTAAGGTAAAATAACAAGAGAACatgcccaagaaaaaaaaattcaagtaaaATAACAACATCCTCATTCTTTGTGAGAGATCAAAGCTATTTTTCCTTGTAAACCAAAGGAAATGTTAGTGAATTTACTGCCACGCTTTGGAAACAGGATGTTCCAGGTGGGTTTCTCAGATAGCAACAGGCACAGTCCATCATGAGAAAAAATAACTCTTCAGACTAACTTAAGACC comes from Myripristis murdjan chromosome 12, fMyrMur1.1, whole genome shotgun sequence and encodes:
- the LOC115368961 gene encoding derriere protein-like; protein product: MSIVFTLMMVLLGSSLVTTFVLHPSGEQPAMSADSPLTRHNRCRGESLQSIRKGLLRDLNLQSEPRLPVGGLTGIREQWKKSFSAIAHTAKLTAVPTLPGNSETPSAANSTGLECCQRASEIFLKDLGWDNWVIYPESITLVQCTSCSSLSCPSHSVTAQENPSQVPCCQPTSQEMMPILYMDELSTLVISSVQLTRRCGCDPDRLHAAQ